In Deinococcus fonticola, a genomic segment contains:
- the msrB gene encoding peptide-methionine (R)-S-oxide reductase MsrB, translated as MTKRDYAKPSDAELREKLTPMQYQVTQHEGTERAFSGEYWDTTDDGLYVDIVSGEPLFSSRDKYDAGCGWPSFTRPLKDVQLTENTDYKIGYARTEVRSGGADSHLGHVFPDGPREHGGLRYCINSASLRFVPRDQLEAEGYGEYAALFQ; from the coding sequence ATGACGAAACGTGACTACGCCAAACCCAGCGACGCCGAGCTGCGCGAGAAACTCACGCCCATGCAGTACCAGGTGACGCAGCACGAGGGCACGGAGCGCGCCTTTAGCGGCGAGTACTGGGACACCACCGACGACGGCCTTTACGTGGACATCGTGTCCGGCGAACCGCTGTTCTCCAGCCGTGACAAGTACGACGCCGGGTGCGGCTGGCCCAGCTTCACGCGCCCGCTGAAGGACGTGCAGCTCACCGAGAACACCGATTACAAGATCGGGTATGCCCGCACCGAAGTCCGTTCCGGCGGCGCCGACTCGCACCTGGGCCACGTGTTCCCGGACGGCCCGCGCGAGCACGGCGGGCTGCGCTACTGCATCAACTCGGCGTCGTTGCGCTTTGTTCCCAGAGATCAACTGGAAGCCGAAGGCTACGGCGAGTACGCGGCCTTATTTCAGTAA